A window from Acidimicrobiales bacterium encodes these proteins:
- a CDS encoding FtsX-like permease family protein, whose amino-acid sequence MVGLIWLRGLLARRRGRLVATAAGVAVAVALLASLGVFLSASKASMTHRAVGDVAVDWQVESQPGTDPATVIAAVGSDPGVVDALPVTLADTTGLTTVTGTSTQTTGGGVVVGLPDGYRDVFPGQLRTLAGTDTGVLLAQQTAANLHAAPGGTVTIGRAGLPPVDVTVTGIVDPVQADSLFQAVGAPVGAQPQAPPDNVVFLPSGDFARLMEPLATVSPTLVRTQVHARLDHHLPADPAAAYTAVTGHARNLEARLAGGALVGDNLAATLGAARADALYAQVLFVFLGLPGAVLAALLTAGIAGAGADRRRHEQALLRTRGATTRRLVQLGLLEAGLVGGLGALVGLGAAAAIGAAAFGSARFGASTASAVGWAAGAAGAGLAIAAVTVALPAWRDATSTTVTAARRTVRRADRPRGGVRRHGLALASLGALAASGLVFWLTSRGGYALVLAPEGVPTISVSYWAFAGPALLWIGLGLGAWSLGELLLDRGRPLVARAARVFGGSLGGSVAAVLSRQRRLLARAAALVCLTAAFAASTATFNATYRQQAEVDAKLTNGADVTVTESPGVAVGPAAADELSSVPGVRGVEPLQHRYAYVGADLQDLYGVRTATVASATSLQDAYFAGGTATELMGALGRKPDSVLVSLETVHDFQLELGDPLTLRLQDGRTKDYVDVPFHYAGVAKEFPTAPSDSFVVANADYVAQRTGSDAVGTFLVDTGGHDTAAVAGRIRHLVGTDAQVTDITSSRRIIGSSLTSVDLAGLTKVELGLALGLAVAATGLSLALGLAERRRSFTVLTALGARPRQLALFVWAEAVVVGLGGLAAGAIGGWALSSMLVKVLTGVFDPPPAHLAVPVGYLATVAATAAAATVAAGRWTLHATRRPDLSTLRDL is encoded by the coding sequence GTGGTCGGCCTGATCTGGCTGCGGGGCCTGCTCGCCCGGCGTCGGGGACGGCTCGTCGCGACGGCGGCCGGCGTGGCCGTCGCGGTGGCGCTGCTGGCATCGCTCGGCGTCTTCCTGTCGGCGTCGAAGGCCAGCATGACCCACCGGGCGGTGGGCGACGTGGCCGTCGACTGGCAGGTCGAGTCCCAGCCCGGCACCGACCCGGCCACCGTGATCGCCGCGGTCGGCTCCGATCCCGGTGTCGTCGACGCCCTGCCGGTCACCCTCGCCGACACCACGGGCCTCACGACCGTCACCGGTACGTCGACCCAGACCACCGGCGGCGGTGTCGTCGTCGGCCTGCCCGACGGCTACCGCGACGTGTTCCCCGGCCAGCTCCGCACCCTGGCCGGCACCGACACCGGGGTGCTGCTGGCCCAGCAGACCGCCGCCAACCTGCACGCGGCTCCTGGCGGCACGGTCACGATCGGCCGCGCCGGGCTCCCCCCGGTGGACGTGACCGTCACCGGGATCGTCGACCCCGTCCAGGCCGACTCGCTGTTCCAGGCCGTCGGCGCACCGGTGGGCGCCCAACCCCAGGCCCCACCCGACAACGTCGTGTTCCTCCCTTCCGGCGACTTCGCCCGGCTCATGGAGCCGCTCGCCACCGTGAGCCCGACGCTGGTCCGCACCCAGGTCCACGCCCGGCTCGACCACCACCTGCCCGCCGACCCCGCAGCCGCCTACACCGCGGTCACCGGCCACGCCCGCAACCTGGAGGCCCGCCTGGCCGGCGGCGCGCTGGTGGGCGACAACCTGGCCGCCACCCTCGGCGCCGCCCGGGCCGACGCCCTCTACGCCCAGGTCCTGTTCGTGTTCCTCGGGCTGCCCGGCGCGGTGCTCGCCGCGCTCCTCACCGCCGGCATCGCAGGGGCGGGCGCCGACCGCCGCCGCCACGAGCAGGCCCTGCTGCGCACCCGGGGGGCCACGACCCGCCGGCTGGTGCAGCTCGGCCTGCTCGAAGCCGGTCTCGTCGGCGGACTCGGCGCCCTCGTCGGGTTGGGTGCCGCCGCCGCGATCGGCGCCGCCGCGTTCGGCAGCGCCCGCTTCGGCGCCAGCACCGCGTCCGCCGTCGGCTGGGCCGCCGGGGCGGCCGGGGCCGGGCTGGCCATCGCGGCGGTCACCGTCGCCCTACCCGCCTGGCGCGACGCCACGAGCACCACGGTGACCGCGGCCCGCCGGACCGTCCGGCGCGCCGACCGACCTCGTGGCGGGGTGCGGCGCCACGGCCTCGCCCTGGCGTCGCTCGGGGCGCTCGCCGCCAGCGGCCTCGTGTTCTGGCTCACCAGCCGCGGCGGCTACGCGCTCGTGCTGGCACCCGAGGGCGTCCCCACGATCTCGGTGAGCTACTGGGCGTTCGCCGGCCCCGCGCTGCTCTGGATCGGGCTCGGCCTCGGGGCCTGGAGCCTGGGCGAGCTGCTCCTCGACCGTGGCCGGCCGCTCGTCGCCCGGGCCGCCCGCGTCTTCGGCGGCAGCCTGGGCGGCTCGGTCGCCGCGGTGCTGTCACGACAGCGGCGCCTGCTGGCCCGGGCCGCCGCGCTGGTCTGCCTCACCGCCGCGTTCGCCGCCTCCACGGCGACCTTCAACGCCACGTACCGCCAGCAGGCCGAGGTCGACGCCAAGCTGACCAACGGCGCCGACGTCACCGTCACCGAGTCGCCCGGCGTCGCCGTCGGCCCGGCCGCGGCCGATGAGCTCTCGAGCGTGCCCGGCGTCCGGGGCGTCGAGCCGCTCCAGCACCGCTACGCCTACGTCGGCGCCGACCTCCAGGACCTCTACGGCGTCCGCACCGCCACGGTCGCGTCGGCCACGTCGCTGCAAGACGCCTACTTCGCCGGCGGCACCGCGACGGAGCTGATGGGTGCCCTGGGCCGGAAGCCCGACAGCGTGCTCGTCAGCCTCGAGACCGTCCACGACTTCCAACTCGAGCTCGGCGACCCGCTCACGCTGCGGCTCCAGGACGGACGCACCAAGGACTACGTCGACGTGCCGTTCCACTACGCGGGGGTCGCCAAGGAGTTCCCCACCGCCCCCAGCGACAGCTTCGTCGTCGCCAACGCCGACTACGTCGCCCAGCGGACCGGGAGCGACGCCGTGGGCACCTTCCTCGTCGACACCGGCGGCCACGACACCGCGGCGGTGGCCGGCCGCATCCGTCACCTGGTGGGCACCGACGCCCAGGTCACCGACATCACCTCCAGCCGGCGCATCATCGGCTCCAGCCTCACCAGCGTCGACCTGGCCGGGCTCACGAAGGTGGAGCTCGGCCTCGCCCTCGGGTTGGCCGTCGCCGCCACCGGCCTCAGCCTCGCCCTGGGCCTGGCCGAACGGCGCCGCAGCTTCACCGTCCTCACCGCGCTCGGCGCCCGCCCCCGCCAGCTCGCGCTGTTCGTCTGGGCCGAGGCCGTCGTCGTCGGGCTCGGCGGCCTCGCTGCCGGGGCGATCGGAGGCTGGGCCCTCTCGTCGATGCTGGTCAAGGTGCTCACCGGCGTCTTCGACCCGCCACCGGCGCACCTCGCCGTGCCGGTCGGCTATTTGGCGACCGTGGCCGCGACCGCCGCCGCGGCCACCGTCGCCGCCGGACGCTGGACCCTCCACGCCACCCGCCGCCCCGACCTCAGCACCCTCCGAGACCTATGA
- a CDS encoding ATP-binding cassette domain-containing protein, translating to MTADVVARCEGAARTFGHGTGAVVAVHDATCRITAGERIALTGPSGSGKSTLLHLLAGLDEPTAGRVDWPALGPRRALRPGPVAVVFQAASLLPALDGVENVALPLVLAGADEVRAQAAALAALERLGLDDLARKLPEELSGGQAQRVAVARALVGRPRLLLADEPTGQLDHGTGAQVVDALVDTAEHTGCALLVTTHDPAVAERLAERWHMVDGRLQTTETTETTDTTEALSWSA from the coding sequence ATGACCGCCGACGTCGTCGCCCGCTGCGAGGGCGCCGCCCGTACGTTCGGCCACGGCACCGGGGCCGTCGTCGCGGTGCACGACGCCACCTGCCGGATCACGGCGGGGGAGCGGATCGCGCTCACCGGCCCGTCGGGCTCGGGGAAGTCGACGCTCCTGCACCTGCTGGCCGGGCTGGACGAGCCGACCGCCGGCCGCGTCGACTGGCCCGCGCTCGGGCCGCGCCGGGCGCTGCGCCCCGGGCCGGTCGCCGTGGTCTTCCAGGCCGCCAGCCTGCTGCCCGCCCTCGACGGGGTGGAGAACGTGGCGCTGCCGCTGGTCCTGGCCGGTGCCGACGAGGTCCGGGCCCAGGCCGCGGCCCTCGCCGCGCTGGAGCGCCTCGGCCTGGACGACCTGGCCCGGAAGCTGCCCGAGGAGCTCTCGGGTGGCCAGGCCCAGCGGGTCGCGGTGGCCCGCGCTCTGGTCGGGCGGCCCCGGCTGCTGCTCGCCGACGAGCCCACCGGCCAGCTCGACCACGGCACCGGCGCCCAGGTGGTCGACGCCCTCGTCGACACCGCGGAGCACACCGGCTGCGCGCTGCTGGTCACCACCCACGACCCGGCGGTGGCCGAACGACTCGCCGAGCGCTGGCACATGGTCGACGGTCGGCTGCAAACGACCGAGACGACCGAGACGACCGACACGACCGAGGCACTGTCGTGGTCGGCCTGA
- a CDS encoding ABC transporter ATP-binding protein, which produces MTRGAAPAAALRADRLYRFFHTGGEETLALRGVSLSVAAGELVAVTGPSGSGKSTLLHCLAGLDEPDGGSVHLGDERLSRRPEPERAALRARGIGVLFQSDNLLGHLSVADNVAVAQRLAGRDDPAGRAELLDRLGLASRARARAVELSGGEAQRAALAVALANDPSVLLADEPTGEVDATTGRRIVDLLRDHTAAGAAVLVVTHSDAVADAADRRLALHDGELAA; this is translated from the coding sequence GTGACCCGCGGTGCTGCGCCCGCCGCAGCGTTGCGGGCCGACCGGCTCTACCGGTTCTTCCACACCGGCGGCGAGGAGACCCTGGCGCTGCGGGGCGTCTCGCTGAGCGTCGCGGCGGGTGAGCTGGTGGCGGTCACCGGGCCGTCGGGCTCGGGGAAGTCGACGCTGCTGCACTGCCTCGCCGGCCTCGACGAGCCTGACGGTGGCAGCGTGCACCTGGGCGACGAGCGCCTCAGCCGCCGTCCCGAGCCCGAGCGGGCCGCGCTTCGGGCGCGGGGCATCGGCGTGTTGTTCCAGTCCGACAACCTGCTCGGCCACCTGTCGGTCGCCGACAACGTCGCCGTAGCCCAGCGCCTGGCCGGGCGCGACGACCCGGCCGGGCGGGCGGAGCTGCTCGACCGGCTCGGCCTGGCGTCGCGGGCGCGGGCCCGGGCGGTCGAGCTGTCGGGCGGCGAGGCCCAACGCGCCGCGCTGGCGGTGGCCCTGGCCAACGACCCCTCGGTCCTGCTGGCCGACGAGCCGACCGGCGAGGTCGACGCCACCACCGGCCGGCGCATCGTCGACCTGCTGCGCGACCACACCGCGGCCGGTGCCGCCGTGCTGGTGGTGACCCACAGCGACGCCGTGGCCGACGCCGCCGACCGGCGCCTGGCCCTCCACGACGGGGAGCTGGCGGCATGA
- a CDS encoding response regulator transcription factor — MADRILVVEDDPTIAQHLERALLAQGHQVAVAGTGHAALTEATAQPPDLILLDLGLPDVDGVEVCRELRAGGSTASIVVLTARTAEMDVIVALDAGADDYLTKPVRLAELLARVRAHLRRPGRTEPSTGVPTTGRVVAGDVTVDIAAHRAFLGDRELDLRPKEFELLALLVAEAGRAVTRDRIMHEVWDEHWYGSTKTLDMHISALRRKLGEPDGAPDRIVTLRGVGYRYEAP; from the coding sequence GTGGCCGACCGGATCCTCGTCGTCGAGGACGACCCGACGATCGCCCAGCACCTCGAGCGGGCCCTGCTCGCCCAGGGCCACCAGGTCGCCGTCGCCGGCACCGGCCACGCCGCCCTCACCGAGGCCACGGCGCAGCCACCCGACCTGATCCTGCTCGACCTCGGCCTGCCCGACGTCGACGGCGTCGAGGTGTGCCGCGAGCTGCGCGCCGGCGGGTCGACCGCGTCCATCGTCGTGCTCACCGCCCGGACCGCCGAGATGGACGTCATCGTCGCCCTCGACGCCGGTGCCGACGACTACCTCACCAAGCCCGTCCGCCTGGCCGAGCTGCTGGCCCGGGTGCGCGCCCACCTCCGCCGCCCCGGACGCACCGAGCCGTCCACGGGCGTGCCGACCACCGGCCGGGTGGTCGCCGGCGACGTCACCGTCGACATCGCCGCGCACCGGGCGTTCCTGGGCGACCGCGAGCTCGACCTACGCCCCAAGGAGTTCGAGCTGCTCGCCCTGCTGGTCGCCGAGGCCGGCCGGGCCGTCACCCGGGACCGGATCATGCACGAGGTGTGGGACGAGCACTGGTACGGCTCCACCAAGACCCTCGACATGCACATCTCGGCGCTGCGCCGGAAGCTCGGCGAGCCCGACGGTGCCCCCGACCGCATCGTCACCCTGCGCGGCGTCGGCTACCGCTACGAGGCCCCGTGA
- a CDS encoding HAMP domain-containing sensor histidine kinase translates to MRRRITVTVVAVAFVSIVAFAIPLAIGVGRLYRDEDVLRLEREAERAVAAVPESFQATADPVELPHPPDGITTAVYDLSGDRVYGTGPDHGGPLVAEAAGGTIADGRDRGELTVAAPVFDEEVVVAVVRAAQPAGAATDDANQARLLMAALAAAVVAGAGLLGLVVARRLARPVEALTAAATRLGEGDFATTAPRSGVRELDDAAAALDRTAHRLGDTLERERRFSADASHQLRTPLTRLRLALETITVDDTADRDALVAEALDHADRLEATIDELLALARNLQPDQATTDLRAALDELETQWHQPFAEVGRRFDVDVHPDATRAAVSPAALRHTLDVLVTNALQHGTGRVTVTTTPAAGGAVAIDVTDEGPGFSDPTAAFTRRGPDATGHGIGLPLARSLIEAEGGRLLITHPAPTPTIKIILPTPDRHVD, encoded by the coding sequence GTGAGGCGCCGCATCACCGTCACCGTGGTCGCGGTGGCGTTCGTCTCGATCGTGGCGTTCGCCATCCCCCTGGCCATCGGCGTCGGCCGCCTCTACCGGGACGAGGACGTCCTGCGGCTCGAACGGGAAGCCGAGCGCGCCGTCGCCGCCGTCCCCGAGAGCTTCCAGGCCACCGCCGACCCCGTCGAGCTGCCCCACCCACCCGACGGCATCACCACCGCGGTCTACGACCTCTCCGGCGACCGCGTGTACGGGACCGGACCCGACCACGGCGGCCCGCTCGTGGCCGAGGCCGCCGGCGGGACCATCGCCGACGGACGCGACCGCGGCGAGCTGACCGTGGCCGCACCGGTGTTCGACGAAGAGGTCGTCGTCGCCGTGGTCCGGGCGGCGCAACCCGCCGGCGCCGCCACCGACGACGCCAACCAGGCCCGGCTCCTCATGGCCGCGCTCGCCGCCGCCGTCGTCGCCGGCGCCGGGCTGCTCGGCCTGGTCGTCGCCCGCCGCCTCGCCCGCCCCGTCGAAGCCCTCACCGCCGCCGCCACCCGGCTCGGCGAGGGCGACTTCGCCACCACCGCACCCCGCAGCGGCGTCCGCGAGCTCGACGACGCAGCCGCCGCGCTCGACCGCACCGCCCACCGCCTCGGCGACACCCTCGAACGTGAACGACGCTTCAGCGCCGACGCCTCCCACCAGCTCCGCACCCCACTCACCCGCCTGCGCCTCGCCCTCGAGACCATCACCGTCGACGACACCGCCGACCGCGACGCCCTCGTCGCCGAAGCACTCGACCACGCCGACCGCCTCGAAGCCACCATCGACGAGCTCCTCGCGCTCGCCCGCAACCTCCAACCCGACCAGGCCACCACCGACCTCCGGGCCGCCCTCGACGAGCTCGAAACCCAATGGCACCAACCCTTCGCCGAGGTCGGCCGCCGCTTCGACGTGGATGTCCACCCCGACGCCACCCGAGCCGCCGTCTCCCCCGCCGCGCTGCGCCACACCCTCGACGTCCTCGTCACCAACGCCCTCCAACACGGCACCGGACGCGTCACGGTCACCACCACCCCCGCTGCTGGTGGAGCCGTCGCCATCGACGTCACCGACGAAGGCCCCGGCTTCTCCGACCCCACCGCCGCCTTCACCCGCCGCGGCCCCGACGCCACCGGCCACGGCATCGGCCTCCCCCTCGCCCGCAGCCTCATCGAAGCCGAAGGCGGCCGCCTCCTCATCACCCACCCCGCCCCCACCCCCACCATCAAGATCATCCTGCCCACGCCCGACCGACACGTCGACTGA
- a CDS encoding enoyl-CoA hydratase/isomerase family protein produces MNTIPRTSRIGGSPTLEVEQRGQVRLLRLNRPARRNALDDELGWGLVHALSDAQADPDTAVIALTGNGSAFCAGLDLRAERDLQAHSGMSEEDVNLDDLRWISRFLLTIRQRCDKPVVAGINGPAVGAGLALAMACDLRIMAASATLMSGYARVGGAPDGGLSLTLLEAVGYERALRLLLEVEPIDAVEARSLGLVGEVVDDVALLGCLVDYCQSLAGISHATLRLTKRSLRNAARHQDLEGHLRYELANLQKAFSTDVSYQARQSLNRHGDVPRGQGNVTG; encoded by the coding sequence ATGAATACGATCCCCCGCACCTCACGGATCGGTGGTTCGCCGACGCTCGAGGTCGAGCAGCGGGGACAGGTGCGCCTCCTGCGACTGAACCGACCGGCCCGTCGCAATGCCCTTGACGACGAGCTCGGTTGGGGCTTGGTACACGCCTTGAGCGACGCGCAAGCCGACCCGGACACCGCTGTCATAGCGCTGACTGGAAACGGCTCGGCGTTCTGCGCCGGTCTTGACCTGAGAGCTGAGCGAGACCTCCAGGCCCACAGCGGGATGAGCGAGGAGGATGTCAACCTCGACGATCTCCGTTGGATCAGCCGCTTCTTGCTGACGATCCGCCAGAGGTGCGACAAACCGGTCGTCGCCGGCATCAACGGGCCTGCCGTCGGGGCGGGCTTGGCCTTGGCCATGGCGTGCGATCTTCGGATCATGGCGGCCTCGGCGACCCTGATGAGCGGCTATGCGCGGGTCGGCGGGGCACCGGACGGTGGCCTGTCGTTGACGTTGCTCGAGGCGGTCGGCTACGAGCGGGCGCTTCGCCTCCTGCTTGAGGTGGAGCCGATCGACGCGGTCGAGGCGCGCTCGCTCGGGTTGGTCGGTGAGGTTGTCGACGATGTCGCGCTGTTGGGGTGTCTGGTGGACTACTGCCAGTCGCTGGCTGGCATTTCCCACGCAACGCTTCGCCTCACGAAGCGTTCGCTCCGCAATGCCGCGCGGCACCAAGACCTCGAGGGGCACCTTCGCTACGAGCTGGCGAACCTGCAGAAGGCATTCAGCACCGATGTCTCGTACCAGGCTAGACAGTCCCTCAACCGACACGGCGACGTGCCACGTGGCCAAGGAAACGTGACCGGGTAA
- a CDS encoding aldo/keto reductase: MRGIVFIYHCIIDAFPALQFRRLGRSGIQVSELALGAMTFGREADERTSTAIVDHFLAAGGNLVDTADRYGGGESERIVGRALVGRRDEVILATKFRWPMGSGPNDRGGSRRHILTAVDASLRRLRTEWIDLYQMHAWDPDTPLEETLSTLDNLVRQGKVRYIGASNFAGWQLAKALGLSALHGWEAFVSLQPQYSLLSRDLELDLLPLCRHDGLAVLAWGPLGGGVLTGKYLGSGTAPADTRAGNGDPASRLIQQRIDDERNRAIVERLLTAAAELGTTPARLALRWVASRPGVTSTLIGVRSVEQLEDSLGAASLDVPAAVLQVLDEASEPRLGHPHDIERAFRE; this comes from the coding sequence GTGCGGGGGATCGTATTCATATATCATTGTATTATAGACGCTTTCCCGGCCCTCCAGTTTCGACGGCTCGGCCGCTCCGGCATCCAGGTCAGCGAGCTGGCCCTCGGTGCTATGACCTTCGGCCGCGAGGCCGACGAGCGCACCAGCACCGCAATCGTCGACCACTTCCTGGCCGCCGGCGGCAACCTCGTCGACACAGCGGATCGCTACGGCGGAGGCGAGTCTGAGCGCATCGTCGGCAGGGCTCTGGTCGGACGCCGTGACGAGGTGATCCTGGCCACGAAGTTCCGCTGGCCGATGGGCAGCGGCCCGAACGACCGTGGCGGATCACGTCGCCACATCCTCACCGCGGTCGACGCGTCGCTTCGACGGCTGCGCACCGAGTGGATCGACCTCTACCAGATGCACGCCTGGGATCCGGATACCCCACTCGAGGAGACGCTCTCCACTCTCGACAATCTGGTGCGGCAAGGCAAGGTCCGCTACATCGGGGCCAGCAACTTCGCAGGCTGGCAGCTGGCCAAGGCGCTCGGCCTGTCAGCGCTGCACGGTTGGGAAGCTTTTGTGTCGCTACAGCCCCAGTACTCGCTGCTCTCCCGCGACCTGGAGCTGGACCTGCTGCCACTGTGTCGACATGACGGGCTCGCGGTGCTCGCTTGGGGGCCGCTCGGTGGCGGCGTGCTCACAGGCAAGTACCTCGGATCCGGCACGGCCCCGGCCGACACCCGGGCGGGCAACGGCGACCCGGCTTCACGCCTCATCCAGCAACGCATCGACGACGAGCGGAACCGGGCGATCGTGGAGCGCCTCCTGACCGCTGCCGCGGAGCTGGGCACCACTCCGGCTCGACTCGCGCTCCGGTGGGTCGCCAGCCGTCCCGGAGTGACGTCCACCCTGATCGGCGTGCGATCCGTCGAGCAGCTGGAAGACTCGCTCGGGGCAGCCAGCCTGGATGTCCCTGCCG